One Chryseobacterium wanjuense genomic region harbors:
- the folB gene encoding dihydroneopterin aldolase, producing MMSKIYLEDVKIYAYHGVLPEENIIGTYYILNAELHTDLWIAAESDDLKDTISYADINEILHREMKIKSKLLEHVAGRIIAEIHEKFPEISYIKLKITKTSPPMQGEMKGASIELEKSFKPDN from the coding sequence ATCATGAGCAAAATCTATCTTGAAGATGTAAAAATATACGCCTATCACGGAGTTTTACCCGAAGAAAATATTATCGGAACGTATTATATTTTAAACGCAGAACTTCACACCGATCTTTGGATAGCTGCAGAATCCGATGACCTGAAGGATACGATAAGCTATGCAGACATCAATGAAATCCTTCATCGCGAAATGAAAATTAAATCCAAACTTCTGGAGCATGTTGCAGGAAGAATTATTGCTGAAATTCATGAAAAATTTCCCGAAATTTCTTATATTAAATTAAAAATAACCAAAACCTCTCCTCCGATGCAGGGCGAAATGAAAGGCGCAAGTATCGAATTGGAAAAAAGTTTTAAACCTGATAATTAA
- a CDS encoding YicC/YloC family endoribonuclease yields the protein MILSMTGFGRAEDVFEGKKISIDIKSLNSKSFDLNIKIPLRYKEKEFEIRKILNDRIIRGKVDCYINIENLEETNDVKINKGLIDSYINELRNIASDGPDFEYLKMAVRLPDAITSRPDELCEGEWEKLASIVHAAIDRFEEFRKTEGKNLHEELERNIQNIDKYLGEVIPFEEERIVSVRERYQKSLKEFENVDETRFYQEMAYFTEKLDISEEKVRLTQHLKYYKEVMDNEDFNGKKLGFISQEIGREINTLGSKANHAEIQKLVVMMKDDLEKIKEQTLNVL from the coding sequence ATGATTTTATCAATGACCGGCTTCGGTAGAGCTGAAGATGTTTTTGAAGGGAAAAAGATTTCAATAGATATTAAGTCACTGAACAGCAAAAGCTTTGATTTAAATATCAAAATTCCTTTGAGATACAAGGAAAAGGAATTTGAAATCCGAAAGATCCTGAACGATAGAATAATCCGTGGAAAAGTAGACTGCTACATCAACATAGAAAATCTTGAGGAGACGAATGATGTGAAAATCAATAAAGGTTTAATTGATTCTTATATCAATGAACTTCGAAACATCGCTTCAGACGGACCGGATTTCGAATATCTGAAAATGGCGGTAAGACTTCCAGATGCCATCACTTCCAGACCCGACGAGCTTTGCGAAGGCGAATGGGAAAAGCTTGCAAGCATAGTGCATGCTGCAATTGACCGTTTTGAAGAATTCAGAAAAACAGAAGGAAAAAATCTACATGAAGAGCTGGAAAGAAACATCCAGAATATTGATAAATATTTAGGTGAAGTTATTCCTTTCGAAGAAGAAAGAATCGTTTCGGTAAGGGAGCGTTATCAAAAATCATTAAAGGAATTTGAGAACGTAGACGAGACACGTTTTTACCAGGAAATGGCTTATTTCACAGAAAAATTAGATATTTCTGAAGAAAAAGTGAGACTTACCCAACACTTAAAATATTATAAAGAAGTAATGGATAATGAAGATTTCAACGGGAAAAAATTAGGTTTTATTTCTCAGGAAATCGGAAGGGAAATCAATACATTAGGTTCAAAAGCCAATCATGCCGAAATCCAGAAACTGGTAGTCATGATGAAGGATGATCTGGAAAAAATTAAAGAACAGACGTTAAACGTACTATAA
- a CDS encoding efflux RND transporter permease subunit, whose product MLKQFIERPVLSTVISIILLLLGALSLFNLPIALFPDIAPPSVQVTAFYPGANAEVVARSVATPIEEAVNGVENMTYMTSNSSNDGTMTLSVFFKQGSDADNAAVNVQNRVSKAMSQLPQEVVQAGISTQKVQNSMIMFMGLTSDDPKQYDELFLQNYLKINIIPQIQRIPGVAQAQVFGTRDYSMRLWLKPDRLAANNLSPQEVLNAVRDHNLEAAPGRLGQGSKETYEYILKYKGKLNKNEDYENIAIKANSDGSFLRLKDVARVEFGSYTYTAANRVDGKPVSGFAIMQTAGSNANEILTEIEKQVDQFKTTLPKGVEPIIMYNSKDFLDASIHQVVETLVIAFILVFIVVYIFLQDFRSTLIPAIAVPVAIIGTFFFLQLFGFSINMLTLFALVLAIGIVVDDAIVVVEAVHSKMEHTGMPVEQATMSSMSEISGAIISITLVMCAVFIPVGFMQGPAGVFYRQFAFTLAIAIMISAVNALTLSPALCAMFLNDPQGEHGEHGKKTGFGARFFNAFNVSFNNLTKKYIYSLKFLIKNKWVAVGGLVLITAASIFLIKKAPSGFIPTEDQGFILYAVNTPPGSSLDRTHRATEQIDKIINGEKAKNHLWVADGLNFISNANASPYSAGFIKLKDHDQRGEITDPDQIAAGLTGKVSQVKDASAFFFNFPTVQGFGNVSGFEFMLQDKTNGSLEQLGTTTQAFIGELMKRPEIAFAFTTYAAGNPQFTIEVDSDKANQLGVSITELMQTMQIYYGSSFVSDFNRFGKYYRVMAQADIPYRTDANSLEGIYVKNKSGEMVPVKTLVTLKRAFGPETVTRNNLFNAVTINGTPKPGYSTGDAIKAVEEVAQKSLPRGYGYEWTGITREEIKTSGQTAFIFMLSILFVYFLLAAQYESYILPFAVILTIPTGIFGVFAFTGLAGIDNNIYVQVGLIMLVGLLAKNAILIVEFAVQRRNAGRSLLESALQASRLRLRPILMTSFAFIVGMLPLVFTQGASAKGNHSIGFSTVGGMLTGVVFGIFIIPVMFVIFQYLHEKMPSRKKKRLQRQKLEAELLATTH is encoded by the coding sequence ATGTTAAAACAATTTATAGAAAGACCGGTACTTTCAACGGTCATCTCCATAATACTTTTATTATTGGGGGCATTGTCCCTCTTTAATTTACCCATCGCCCTCTTTCCGGACATTGCTCCGCCGAGTGTGCAGGTGACAGCTTTCTATCCGGGTGCGAATGCGGAAGTTGTAGCCCGTTCGGTGGCAACCCCGATCGAAGAAGCGGTGAACGGAGTTGAGAACATGACCTACATGACCTCCAACTCGAGTAACGACGGTACCATGACTCTGAGCGTATTTTTCAAACAAGGTTCAGATGCAGATAATGCAGCCGTAAACGTTCAGAACCGTGTATCGAAAGCGATGAGCCAGCTTCCGCAAGAGGTTGTGCAGGCGGGTATTTCGACGCAGAAAGTTCAGAACAGTATGATCATGTTCATGGGATTGACAAGTGATGATCCTAAACAATACGATGAGCTTTTCTTACAGAATTACTTGAAAATCAACATCATTCCGCAAATTCAGCGTATTCCGGGGGTTGCTCAGGCGCAGGTTTTCGGAACGAGAGATTATTCTATGAGACTTTGGCTGAAGCCGGACAGATTAGCAGCCAACAACCTTTCTCCGCAGGAAGTTTTGAACGCTGTAAGAGATCACAACTTAGAGGCTGCTCCGGGACGTTTGGGACAGGGAAGTAAGGAAACTTACGAATATATTTTAAAGTATAAAGGTAAATTAAACAAAAACGAAGACTACGAAAACATTGCCATAAAAGCCAACAGCGACGGTTCTTTCCTAAGACTGAAAGACGTGGCAAGAGTAGAATTCGGTTCATATACTTATACAGCAGCTAACAGAGTGGATGGCAAACCCGTTTCAGGTTTTGCAATTATGCAGACGGCAGGATCTAATGCCAACGAAATCTTAACTGAAATTGAAAAACAGGTTGACCAGTTTAAAACTACCCTTCCAAAGGGTGTTGAGCCGATCATCATGTACAATTCCAAAGACTTTTTGGATGCTTCGATTCATCAGGTTGTGGAAACATTAGTGATTGCATTTATCTTGGTATTTATTGTAGTATATATTTTCCTTCAGGATTTCAGATCTACATTAATTCCTGCCATTGCAGTTCCGGTGGCGATTATCGGTACCTTCTTTTTCCTACAGTTATTTGGGTTCAGTATCAACATGTTGACATTGTTCGCTTTGGTACTCGCCATCGGTATTGTGGTGGATGACGCGATCGTTGTGGTGGAAGCCGTCCATTCCAAAATGGAACATACGGGAATGCCTGTAGAACAAGCCACAATGAGTTCCATGAGTGAAATTTCCGGGGCCATTATTTCCATTACCCTGGTGATGTGTGCCGTATTTATTCCGGTTGGTTTCATGCAGGGTCCTGCGGGAGTTTTCTACAGACAGTTTGCCTTTACATTGGCGATTGCGATCATGATTTCTGCAGTGAATGCATTAACATTAAGTCCTGCTTTATGTGCTATGTTCTTAAATGATCCTCAGGGTGAACACGGAGAACACGGTAAAAAAACAGGTTTTGGAGCAAGATTTTTCAATGCATTCAATGTTAGCTTTAATAATCTTACCAAAAAATATATCTATAGCCTTAAATTTTTAATTAAAAATAAATGGGTTGCAGTAGGAGGATTAGTATTAATTACAGCTGCAAGTATTTTCTTGATTAAAAAAGCACCATCAGGATTTATTCCTACGGAAGACCAGGGATTCATCTTGTATGCGGTGAACACACCTCCGGGAAGTTCTTTGGACAGAACACACAGAGCGACTGAACAGATTGACAAAATCATCAACGGTGAAAAAGCTAAAAACCACCTTTGGGTTGCAGATGGTCTGAACTTCATCAGTAATGCGAATGCTTCTCCATATTCTGCAGGTTTTATTAAATTAAAAGATCATGATCAACGTGGCGAAATTACCGACCCAGATCAGATTGCAGCGGGATTGACAGGAAAAGTTTCCCAGGTAAAAGATGCGAGTGCATTCTTCTTCAACTTCCCTACTGTTCAGGGATTTGGTAACGTTTCCGGTTTCGAATTTATGCTTCAGGATAAAACTAATGGTTCTTTGGAACAATTGGGAACAACCACTCAGGCATTCATCGGAGAATTGATGAAACGTCCGGAAATTGCATTTGCCTTTACAACTTACGCAGCCGGAAACCCACAATTTACCATTGAAGTTGATAGTGATAAAGCGAATCAGCTTGGAGTTTCCATTACAGAATTGATGCAGACGATGCAGATCTATTACGGAAGTAGCTTCGTTTCAGATTTCAACAGGTTCGGAAAGTACTACAGAGTAATGGCTCAGGCGGATATTCCTTACAGAACAGATGCGAATTCTTTAGAAGGAATTTATGTTAAAAATAAATCAGGTGAAATGGTTCCTGTAAAAACATTAGTAACTCTAAAAAGAGCCTTCGGACCTGAAACAGTGACAAGAAATAACCTATTCAACGCGGTGACGATCAACGGAACTCCAAAACCTGGTTACAGTACCGGAGACGCAATCAAAGCGGTGGAAGAAGTTGCACAGAAATCATTGCCAAGAGGTTATGGATACGAATGGACAGGGATTACCCGTGAAGAGATCAAAACAAGCGGACAGACAGCATTTATCTTTATGTTAAGTATTTTATTTGTATACTTCTTGTTGGCGGCTCAGTACGAAAGTTATATTCTTCCGTTTGCGGTTATTTTAACGATTCCTACAGGTATTTTCGGGGTATTTGCCTTCACAGGACTGGCTGGAATTGATAATAATATTTACGTTCAGGTTGGTTTGATCATGCTCGTCGGATTATTAGCGAAAAACGCGATCCTGATTGTAGAATTTGCCGTACAAAGAAGAAATGCAGGAAGATCATTATTGGAATCTGCACTTCAGGCTTCAAGATTACGTTTAAGACCGATCTTAATGACCTCATTTGCGTTCATTGTCGGGATGTTGCCTCTTGTGTTTACTCAGGGAGCTTCTGCAAAAGGGAATCATTCCATCGGATTCAGTACTGTTGGCGGAATGTTAACAGGAGTTGTATTCGGGATTTTCATTATTCCTGTAATGTTTGTGATCTTCCAGTATTTACATGAAAAAATGCCAAGTAGAAAAAAGAAAAGACTTCAAAGACAAAAACTGGAGGCAGAACTTTTAGCAACTACTCATTAA
- a CDS encoding TetR/AcrR family transcriptional regulator yields the protein MGLHERRQREKENIRTSILDAAFSLAKTEGWASLSMRKIADAIEYSAPVVYDHFENKEAILYEISLNGFHCLHIELLKAQREHDNPEDQLKAIVDAYWKFAFKNKEYYQLMFGLGMQCSGKGMMKEEFSSFQDMLYDCTYEIIKKNGSNPDNACHMSHALFSAVHGLISIMMMRNDDIPSTMNKTTLDETVSAFVKSL from the coding sequence ATGGGTCTACATGAACGTCGACAAAGAGAAAAAGAAAACATACGCACCAGCATTCTGGACGCGGCTTTTTCCCTGGCTAAAACCGAAGGGTGGGCTTCACTTTCCATGAGAAAAATTGCCGATGCCATTGAATACAGTGCGCCGGTAGTTTACGATCACTTTGAAAACAAAGAGGCTATTTTATACGAGATCTCGTTGAATGGTTTCCATTGTTTGCACATCGAATTGTTGAAAGCTCAGAGAGAACACGACAATCCGGAAGACCAATTGAAAGCTATTGTGGATGCCTACTGGAAGTTTGCATTCAAAAACAAAGAGTATTACCAATTGATGTTCGGATTGGGAATGCAATGTAGCGGAAAAGGAATGATGAAAGAAGAATTTTCGTCGTTTCAGGATATGCTTTACGATTGCACGTATGAAATTATTAAGAAAAACGGATCAAATCCGGATAACGCCTGTCACATGTCTCACGCTTTATTTTCTGCGGTACATGGCTTGATTTCGATCATGATGATGCGTAATGACGATATTCCTTCTACGATGAACAAGACGACTTTGGATGAAACTGTTTCTGCTTTTGTTAAGTCTTTGTAG
- the nadA gene encoding quinolinate synthase NadA: MSTETLEKAKSAIPVRGFLDIKDLVIPQGEELVKAILKLKEEKNAVILAHYYQPGEIQDIADFLGDSLQLARQAKDTNADMIVFCGVHFMAEAAKILNPTKKVVLPDTMAGCSLADGCSGEGLRKMREQYPNALVATYINCNAETKAESDIIVTSSNAETVIEALPKDRPIIFAPDKNLGRYLSQKTGRDMILWDGSCVVHEAFSMERIAKQLADNPDAKLIAHPESEEAVLKLAHYIGSTSALLNYVEKDDCQKFIIATEEGILHEMRKRAPHKELIPALVFDETCNCSECFYMKRNTMEKLYLCMKYELPEILIDEELRLKALKPIEAMLDLSKSIK; this comes from the coding sequence ATGAGTACCGAAACATTAGAAAAAGCTAAATCTGCGATTCCGGTAAGGGGATTTTTAGATATAAAAGACTTGGTGATTCCTCAAGGAGAAGAATTGGTGAAAGCCATTCTTAAATTGAAAGAAGAAAAAAATGCGGTGATTCTGGCGCATTACTACCAACCTGGAGAAATTCAGGATATTGCTGATTTTCTGGGAGATTCCCTGCAATTGGCGAGACAGGCAAAAGATACGAATGCAGATATGATCGTATTCTGCGGAGTACATTTCATGGCGGAAGCCGCGAAAATTCTGAACCCGACGAAAAAAGTTGTCCTTCCCGATACAATGGCCGGATGTTCTTTGGCAGACGGATGTTCCGGGGAAGGTTTGAGAAAAATGCGCGAACAATATCCTAATGCCCTGGTTGCAACGTACATCAACTGCAACGCTGAAACGAAGGCAGAAAGCGACATTATCGTCACAAGCTCAAACGCTGAAACGGTGATTGAAGCACTTCCGAAAGACCGACCGATTATTTTCGCTCCAGATAAAAACTTAGGAAGATATTTATCTCAAAAAACGGGTCGCGATATGATTCTTTGGGATGGAAGCTGTGTGGTTCACGAAGCATTTTCGATGGAGAGAATTGCAAAACAATTGGCAGACAATCCGGATGCAAAACTGATCGCTCACCCTGAAAGTGAAGAAGCTGTTTTAAAATTGGCACATTACATCGGTTCTACTTCTGCTTTGTTAAATTATGTTGAAAAAGACGATTGTCAGAAATTCATCATCGCTACAGAGGAAGGAATTTTGCACGAAATGAGAAAACGTGCTCCTCATAAAGAGTTGATTCCCGCTTTGGTTTTTGATGAAACCTGCAACTGTTCGGAATGTTTCTACATGAAGCGCAATACGATGGAAAAATTGTATTTGTGTATGAAATATGAACTTCCGGAGATTCTTATCGATGAAGAATTGAGATTGAAAGCATTAAAGCCCATCGAGGCAATGCTTGACCTTTCGAAAAGTATAAAATAA
- a CDS encoding thioredoxin family protein, whose amino-acid sequence MNTPSNMIELGTKAPFFELPNPSKSNEIQSLDELKGEKGTLVIFMCNHCPFVLHVIDKLHELYEDYHERGIEFIAINSNDVEKYPADSPEKMIEFQIERHFDFPYLYDESQTIAKAYDAACTPDFFFFDDKLDLIYRGQMDDSRPGNNKDVTGEDLIIAFENLLLGEPQEEIQRPSMGCNIKWK is encoded by the coding sequence ATGAATACTCCTTCAAATATGATCGAATTGGGTACAAAAGCACCGTTTTTTGAGCTTCCAAACCCATCAAAAAGTAACGAAATACAGTCATTGGATGAGCTGAAAGGAGAAAAAGGCACATTGGTGATCTTCATGTGCAACCATTGCCCGTTTGTTCTTCATGTGATCGATAAATTACACGAATTATATGAAGACTATCATGAAAGAGGGATTGAATTTATTGCGATCAATTCGAATGATGTAGAAAAATATCCTGCAGATTCTCCTGAAAAAATGATCGAATTCCAGATTGAAAGACATTTTGATTTTCCTTATTTATACGACGAAAGCCAGACGATTGCAAAAGCCTATGACGCCGCTTGTACACCGGATTTCTTTTTCTTTGATGATAAATTAGACCTTATCTACAGAGGGCAAATGGATGATTCAAGACCTGGGAATAACAAGGATGTGACGGGTGAAGATTTAATTATTGCTTTTGAAAATTTGTTGTTGGGCGAACCTCAGGAAGAAATTCAAAGACCGAGCATGGGCTGCAATATTAAATGGAAATAA
- a CDS encoding efflux RND transporter periplasmic adaptor subunit, translated as MKIFGKTRIIVLIASIILLQSCSKAAENTNQAPPAPELPVYTVITSPATVYQEFPTALEGKNNVEIRSQVDGYLDKIYVEEGAYVRAGQPLFKIDSRSYGEQMNMATANLQVANANIQKAKVEVDRLEPLVAAKVVSEVQLRTAKANYAAAVAAASQAKATVGSARINVGFTTITAPVSGYIGRIPYKKGSLISRTDPSPLTLLSDISEIYAYFSLSEMDFIAFQNKYPGATLNEKLKNMPQVDLVIADNSTYPEKGKMSIVDGQFDKTTGAISVRAVFPNANGVLRTGNTGRVRMPQLFDKTLVIPQESTYEIQDKTYVYVVGKDKKVTGKPVTISGKTNNYYFISDGLSVGDKIVFTGIGTLKDGVAIQPKTISSDSLLKARPL; from the coding sequence ATGAAAATATTTGGAAAAACGAGGATTATCGTACTTATCGCAAGTATTATCCTTTTACAAAGTTGCAGTAAAGCCGCTGAAAATACCAACCAGGCTCCCCCTGCTCCAGAGTTACCCGTTTATACCGTAATCACCTCTCCTGCTACTGTTTATCAGGAATTCCCTACTGCATTGGAAGGAAAAAACAATGTGGAAATCAGATCTCAGGTTGATGGATATTTAGATAAAATTTACGTAGAAGAAGGAGCTTATGTAAGAGCCGGACAGCCTTTATTTAAAATAGATTCAAGAAGTTACGGCGAACAAATGAATATGGCTACAGCCAATTTACAGGTTGCCAATGCCAATATTCAGAAAGCGAAAGTGGAGGTTGACAGACTGGAACCTCTTGTAGCCGCAAAAGTAGTTTCCGAAGTACAGCTGAGAACTGCAAAAGCCAACTATGCAGCCGCTGTAGCAGCCGCTTCACAGGCAAAAGCAACAGTAGGGAGCGCAAGAATCAACGTAGGATTTACAACGATTACAGCGCCGGTAAGCGGATACATCGGAAGAATTCCTTACAAAAAAGGAAGTCTGATCTCAAGAACAGATCCAAGTCCATTGACTTTATTATCTGATATCAGCGAGATCTACGCCTATTTTTCTTTGAGCGAAATGGATTTCATTGCTTTCCAGAATAAATATCCGGGAGCCACTTTAAACGAGAAGCTGAAAAATATGCCACAAGTAGATTTGGTCATTGCAGACAACAGCACGTATCCTGAAAAAGGTAAAATGAGCATCGTTGACGGACAATTTGACAAAACCACCGGAGCCATCAGTGTTCGTGCCGTATTCCCGAATGCAAACGGAGTACTGAGAACGGGTAATACAGGTAGAGTTCGTATGCCTCAGCTATTCGACAAAACGCTTGTCATTCCTCAGGAATCTACGTATGAAATTCAGGATAAAACGTATGTATACGTAGTCGGAAAAGATAAAAAAGTAACCGGAAAACCTGTAACCATCTCAGGAAAAACAAACAATTATTACTTCATTTCAGATGGACTTTCTGTAGGAGATAAAATTGTGTTTACAGGAATCGGAACATTAAAAGACGGTGTTGCCATCCAGCCAAAAACTATCTCTTCTGATAGTCTGCTTAAGGCAAGACCTTTGTAA
- the miaA gene encoding tRNA (adenosine(37)-N6)-dimethylallyltransferase MiaA encodes MKKKNLISVVGPTGIGKTRLAIDLAKHFDTEIVSCDSRQFFKEMKIGTASPSSEELAEAPHHFIGNLSVEEYYSIGQYEEDALKKLKELFENHDTVILVGGSMMYEKAVIEGLNDLPEADEDNQKKLHEIFEKEGIEKLQEILKELDPEYFTVVDFHNHRRLLRAIDVIWQTNKKYSEQIAVSQDSRDFNVIRIGIEAPREELYDRINRRVDIMMEKGLLEEAKSLEKFKHLTALNTVGYAELFKYFDGEWDLDFAVSEIKKNSRRYAKRQLTWYRKADDIHYLPLGYSQEDFDGLIEYINEQILK; translated from the coding sequence GTGAAAAAGAAAAATTTGATTTCTGTTGTAGGACCCACCGGAATTGGAAAAACGAGACTGGCAATTGATTTGGCTAAACATTTCGATACAGAAATTGTTTCCTGCGATTCGCGGCAGTTTTTTAAAGAAATGAAAATAGGAACCGCATCACCGTCTTCGGAAGAACTGGCAGAAGCACCTCATCATTTCATAGGAAATCTTTCTGTTGAAGAGTATTATTCTATCGGGCAGTACGAAGAAGATGCCTTAAAAAAGCTTAAGGAACTTTTTGAAAATCACGATACTGTCATTCTGGTTGGCGGAAGCATGATGTACGAAAAAGCAGTGATTGAAGGATTGAATGATCTGCCGGAAGCCGACGAAGACAATCAGAAAAAATTACATGAAATTTTCGAAAAGGAAGGAATTGAAAAACTTCAGGAAATTTTAAAGGAACTCGATCCCGAATATTTTACGGTGGTTGATTTTCATAATCACAGAAGGCTTTTACGGGCCATCGACGTTATCTGGCAGACGAATAAAAAATATTCTGAACAAATTGCTGTTTCACAAGACTCAAGAGATTTCAATGTGATCCGAATCGGAATTGAAGCGCCGAGAGAAGAATTGTACGACAGAATCAACAGGAGAGTGGATATCATGATGGAGAAAGGTTTGCTGGAGGAAGCAAAAAGTTTAGAAAAATTTAAACATTTAACAGCTTTGAATACCGTTGGTTATGCTGAACTTTTCAAATATTTTGATGGAGAATGGGATCTTGATTTTGCTGTTTCTGAAATTAAGAAAAACAGCAGGAGATATGCAAAACGTCAATTGACATGGTATCGAAAAGCGGATGATATTCATTATTTGCCTTTGGGGTATTCGCAGGAGGATTTTGATGGATTGATTGAATATATTAATGAGCAGATTTTGAAATAA
- the gmk gene encoding guanylate kinase, which yields MNKVIIFSAPSGSGKTTLVKHSLEVFDELQFSISCTTRQPRGSEVHAVDYHFLTPDEFRQKISEDAFVEFEEVYTDKYYGTLKSEVEKIWNQGKVVIFDVDVKGGISLKKYFGEQALSIFIEPPSIEELERRLISRNTDDAETIKTRVAKAEEEMSYAKEFDKIVINSDLDIAKKEIESLIKNFIGS from the coding sequence ATGAATAAAGTTATCATATTTTCAGCGCCGTCGGGGAGCGGAAAAACGACATTAGTAAAGCATTCTTTAGAGGTTTTTGATGAACTTCAGTTTTCTATTTCGTGTACGACGAGACAGCCGAGAGGAAGTGAAGTACATGCTGTTGATTATCATTTTTTAACGCCTGACGAATTCAGACAGAAAATTTCGGAAGATGCTTTCGTAGAGTTTGAAGAGGTGTATACTGATAAATATTACGGAACTTTAAAATCTGAAGTTGAAAAGATTTGGAACCAGGGAAAAGTGGTTATTTTTGATGTAGATGTAAAAGGTGGAATTTCTTTAAAGAAATATTTTGGAGAACAGGCTTTGTCAATTTTCATAGAACCGCCTTCCATTGAAGAATTGGAACGAAGATTGATTTCAAGAAACACAGACGATGCAGAAACCATCAAAACCCGTGTAGCAAAGGCTGAAGAAGAAATGTCCTATGCGAAAGAATTTGATAAAATCGTGATTAATTCCGATTTGGATATTGCTAAAAAAGAAATAGAAAGTTTAATAAAAAATTTTATTGGGAGTTAA
- a CDS encoding efflux transporter outer membrane subunit: MKKVKNIFLTFILALGSVSCVSKLAYTEPDLELPEKFQYTATADTASVANLEWKQFFSDPILQGLIEKGIKNNYDLQIALKQVASSQEKLKQAKYLQYPDVGFGVAAQISKPSKNSMNGQSLNLFLGKSYVEDYNAAFNLSWEADIWGKIKNQQEVSKMQYLQTYEATKAIQTQVVAAIAQGYYNLLMLDKQMEIAKSNLELSTNTLSLTEKLWQSGDTTSLGVQQATAQKQSTELLITQLEQNIAIQENALSILVGENPGKISRTIEMSDTSLPQDISAGLPAAMVSRRPDVRQQELVLLESNAMVGIAQANMYPSLKITANGGVNSFKIDNWFQIPASLFGSVLGGLTQPIFQKRQLKTDLNVAKIQREKNVLAFRQSVLNAVGEVSDALVSNESLKVQEQKATEQVATLKNGIKSAEMLYKGGMANYLEVITAQGNSLQAELNLASVKRQRLSSIVDLYRALGGGWK, translated from the coding sequence ATGAAAAAAGTAAAAAATATTTTTCTAACATTCATATTGGCTTTAGGCTCTGTTTCGTGTGTGTCCAAATTGGCGTACACGGAACCGGACCTTGAGCTTCCTGAAAAATTCCAGTATACTGCAACAGCCGATACAGCAAGCGTAGCCAACCTGGAATGGAAACAATTTTTCAGCGACCCTATTTTACAAGGTCTGATTGAAAAAGGGATTAAAAACAACTACGATTTACAGATTGCTTTAAAACAGGTTGCTTCTTCACAGGAAAAACTAAAACAGGCAAAATATCTTCAATATCCTGACGTTGGCTTCGGAGTTGCTGCACAGATTTCAAAGCCTTCGAAAAACAGTATGAACGGGCAAAGCTTAAATTTATTTTTAGGAAAAAGCTATGTTGAAGATTACAACGCCGCGTTCAATTTGTCTTGGGAAGCTGACATTTGGGGTAAAATCAAAAATCAGCAGGAAGTTTCAAAAATGCAGTATCTACAGACTTACGAAGCTACAAAAGCGATTCAGACACAGGTTGTTGCGGCAATTGCTCAGGGATATTACAATTTATTGATGCTTGACAAACAAATGGAGATTGCAAAATCGAATTTAGAATTAAGCACAAATACTCTTTCTTTAACGGAAAAATTGTGGCAAAGTGGTGATACAACTTCTTTGGGAGTTCAGCAGGCGACAGCTCAAAAGCAATCGACAGAACTTTTGATCACACAATTGGAACAAAATATTGCGATTCAGGAAAATGCATTAAGTATTTTGGTTGGTGAAAATCCGGGCAAAATCAGCAGAACGATTGAAATGTCCGACACTTCTTTACCACAAGATATTTCTGCGGGGCTTCCTGCAGCGATGGTAAGCCGTCGTCCGGATGTTCGTCAACAGGAATTGGTGTTACTGGAATCCAACGCGATGGTAGGAATTGCTCAGGCAAATATGTATCCTTCATTGAAAATCACTGCCAACGGAGGGGTGAATTCATTTAAAATTGATAACTGGTTCCAGATTCCGGCTTCATTGTTTGGGTCTGTGTTAGGAGGATTGACTCAGCCTATTTTCCAGAAAAGACAATTGAAAACAGATCTTAATGTTGCTAAAATCCAGAGAGAGAAAAACGTGTTGGCGTTCCGTCAATCTGTTTTAAATGCTGTGGGTGAAGTTTCCGATGCTTTGGTTTCCAACGAAAGCTTAAAAGTTCAGGAACAAAAAGCAACCGAACAAGTAGCAACCCTTAAAAATGGAATTAAAAGTGCCGAAATGCTTTACAAAGGCGGTATGGCAAATTATTTAGAAGTAATAACAGCTCAGGGAAATTCTCTACAAGCAGAGCTGAATCTTGCGTCCGTAAAAAGACAGAGATTGAGTAGTATTGTGGACTTGTACCGAGCGTTAGGAGGCGGTTGGAAGTAG